A DNA window from Bdellovibrio sp. BCCA contains the following coding sequences:
- the uvrA gene encoding excinuclease ABC subunit UvrA, which produces MKDIHLWGVKQNNLKNIEVKIPVGSMTVICGPSGSGKSSLAFETLFAEGQRRFIESMSNYARQFLNKAPKPDIEGINNIPPAISIEQKNTVKSSRSTVGTTTEIIDYLRLLYEKIGKSYCPIHHCPTEKESVTEATDKVIKSFSGKRGYILVEITEEGRVAQGKKLHSLLLQDGYLRIYVPKVAEVKAPAKATKKAAGKKTSKKETVEVVPTNPGGVTQEEMGTVLEIGDAAAIKKGLPKETFYLVIDRMSFNEDERGRIADSLTQAYEASIKYNTTLVTRRATILTTEGQRLQVSEEASCPVCGYTPPPLSSRLFSFNSPIGACPTCKGFGNILDIDEEKVIPNPNLSLAQGALSPFWMPSASHEKKQLLAYCKKAKIDVHTPWKDLPKEHRDTIWNGNKEFFGVRGLFEYLDQIKYKMHVRVFISRFRSPFLCPTCKGARLRNEANHVLIASSNINDLSSVTIEELHGFFQKLEVTPHQQEVAGEVLKQIRSRLEFLMRVGVHYLSLNRETRTLSGGEYQRLILANQLGMGLSQALYVLDEPTVGLHPRDNDRLISILKDLKELGNTLVIVEHDHDVIKSSEHIIEMGPGSGYLGGEVVYSGTTENFYNYEKSNTVPYLKPSKHNAPLRTIRPVDVETYKVKLELKGAKGHNLKNLDVTIPLNRLVTVTGVSGSGKSTLISKTLYPALARALDLEYLPAQDYAALEGVEHIKNVLLIDQSPIGKSARSSPITYLKAFDAIRSIMATTQEAQARGYTPGTFSLNVDGGRCPACKGTGYEEIDMMFMDNVVIPCDVCDGKKYRPEILEIQYKNKNIHEILSMTVNEAMNFFVAHPNIRKPLSVLKEVGLDYLQLGQPANSLSGGESQRLKIAKELSQVQQKSTLYILDEPTTGLHFREVDLLMKVLNKLIETGGSVVVVEHNLDVIRSSDYIIDLGPEAGKKGGNIVAVGSPSDVMKVKKSLTGQYLKRYIDGTA; this is translated from the coding sequence ATGAAAGATATTCACCTCTGGGGGGTGAAACAAAACAATTTAAAAAACATTGAGGTCAAAATTCCCGTCGGATCTATGACGGTGATTTGCGGCCCCAGTGGTTCAGGTAAGTCATCGCTTGCCTTCGAGACTCTTTTTGCCGAAGGCCAGCGCCGCTTTATTGAAAGCATGTCCAACTATGCTCGTCAGTTTCTGAACAAAGCCCCAAAGCCTGACATTGAAGGCATCAATAATATTCCTCCGGCGATTTCAATTGAGCAAAAAAATACGGTGAAGAGTTCTCGCTCTACGGTGGGAACGACAACTGAGATCATTGACTATCTTCGTTTGCTCTATGAAAAAATCGGTAAATCTTACTGCCCGATTCATCACTGCCCCACGGAAAAAGAAAGTGTCACTGAAGCCACAGACAAAGTGATTAAAAGTTTTTCTGGCAAGCGCGGTTACATTCTTGTGGAGATCACCGAAGAAGGCCGTGTCGCTCAAGGTAAGAAACTGCATTCGCTCCTTTTGCAAGATGGATATTTGCGTATCTATGTTCCAAAAGTGGCGGAGGTAAAAGCTCCGGCAAAGGCGACCAAAAAAGCTGCTGGCAAAAAAACTTCAAAAAAAGAAACTGTTGAAGTCGTTCCAACAAATCCTGGTGGTGTGACCCAAGAAGAAATGGGTACCGTACTTGAGATTGGTGATGCAGCAGCAATTAAAAAAGGTCTTCCGAAAGAAACGTTTTATCTAGTTATTGACCGTATGAGCTTTAACGAAGATGAACGTGGTCGTATTGCCGATTCTCTAACTCAAGCGTATGAAGCGAGTATCAAATACAATACAACTCTGGTCACTCGCAGAGCGACGATCCTCACAACAGAAGGTCAACGCCTGCAAGTCAGTGAAGAGGCTTCGTGTCCTGTTTGCGGTTACACTCCACCGCCATTGAGTTCTCGTCTTTTTAGTTTTAATTCACCGATTGGCGCTTGTCCTACTTGTAAAGGCTTCGGAAATATTTTGGATATTGACGAAGAAAAAGTAATCCCGAATCCGAATCTCAGTTTGGCTCAAGGTGCTTTAAGTCCTTTCTGGATGCCCAGTGCTTCGCATGAGAAAAAACAACTTCTGGCGTATTGCAAGAAAGCGAAGATCGACGTTCATACTCCATGGAAAGATCTTCCGAAAGAACATCGCGATACGATTTGGAACGGCAATAAAGAATTTTTCGGCGTGCGAGGGCTTTTTGAATATTTGGATCAAATCAAATACAAAATGCACGTGCGTGTATTCATCTCGCGTTTCCGCAGTCCTTTCTTGTGTCCAACTTGTAAGGGTGCTCGTTTGCGCAATGAAGCCAATCACGTTTTGATTGCAAGTTCCAACATCAACGATCTTTCCTCCGTGACGATTGAAGAACTTCATGGCTTTTTCCAAAAGTTAGAAGTGACGCCTCATCAGCAGGAAGTGGCTGGTGAAGTTTTAAAACAAATCCGTTCGCGCTTAGAATTTTTAATGCGTGTTGGGGTTCATTACTTGTCACTGAACCGTGAAACCAGAACTCTCTCTGGCGGTGAATACCAGCGTTTGATTTTGGCAAATCAATTAGGCATGGGCTTATCACAAGCCTTGTATGTTCTTGATGAGCCGACCGTGGGTTTGCATCCTCGCGATAATGATCGACTGATTTCAATTCTTAAAGATCTTAAAGAACTTGGAAATACCCTTGTGATCGTAGAACACGATCATGACGTGATTAAATCCAGTGAGCATATCATTGAGATGGGTCCAGGATCTGGATATCTCGGTGGAGAAGTCGTTTACTCTGGAACGACTGAAAATTTTTATAACTACGAAAAATCAAACACAGTTCCTTACTTAAAACCTTCTAAGCACAATGCTCCTTTACGCACGATTCGTCCTGTGGACGTTGAAACTTATAAGGTGAAACTGGAGCTTAAAGGTGCGAAAGGTCACAACTTAAAAAATCTGGATGTGACAATTCCACTTAATCGTTTGGTGACAGTGACTGGAGTCAGCGGTTCAGGAAAATCGACTTTGATTTCAAAAACCCTGTACCCGGCTTTGGCGCGCGCTCTGGATTTGGAATATCTTCCGGCACAAGATTATGCCGCCCTTGAAGGTGTTGAGCATATTAAAAATGTGCTTCTGATTGACCAGTCTCCGATTGGAAAATCAGCGCGCAGTTCGCCGATTACTTACTTAAAAGCCTTCGATGCCATCCGCTCGATCATGGCGACAACTCAGGAAGCGCAGGCTCGTGGTTATACTCCTGGAACATTCAGCTTGAATGTCGATGGAGGTCGTTGCCCTGCTTGCAAAGGAACGGGTTATGAAGAAATCGATATGATGTTCATGGATAACGTTGTGATTCCATGTGATGTCTGCGATGGAAAAAAATACCGTCCTGAGATTCTTGAGATTCAGTATAAAAATAAAAATATTCATGAAATTCTTTCGATGACTGTGAATGAAGCTATGAACTTTTTCGTGGCTCATCCGAACATCCGTAAGCCTTTAAGCGTTCTTAAAGAAGTAGGCCTGGATTATCTGCAATTAGGTCAGCCAGCCAACTCTTTAAGCGGTGGTGAGTCTCAGCGCCTTAAAATCGCTAAGGAGCTTTCTCAGGTTCAACAGAAATCGACTTTGTACATCCTGGATGAACCGACAACGGGGCTTCATTTCCGCGAAGTGGACCTTTTAATGAAGGTTCTAAACAAGCTCATTGAAACTGGCGGCAGTGTCGTCGTGGTAGAGCATAATCTCGATGTGATTCGCAGTTCCGATTATATTATTGACCTCGGGCCAGAAGCGGGTAAAAAAGGCGGAAACATCGTGGCCGTGGGCTCTCCGAGTGACGTTATGAAGGTCAAAAAGAGTCTGACGGGTCAGTACTTAAAACGCTATATCGACGGGACCGCCTAG
- a CDS encoding ABC transporter ATP-binding protein, protein MLPEIKKLVAELKPHKSRISVVAVTGIVNALATARLAFLSKVLFDALSANNQQELMKQVPIVIGLGFIQALARYYHIYNMNFVAESVVSTIREKLQYKFMRLNLSFHNNYAAGSGGLISRILNDIKIIQDGLRVVADIFLYPLLLVGLIANLIIIDWKLTLAVLVIAPLIGVVLKSIARSMRKYIPQEREVLEYMTSTIKESLDGVRIIQSFNLEKDMNKRLVDETNKYLDIRKTIYKRQEAAGPATEFIATAIVPLILLYNSYEIAAGRGTAGNFIGFVASLLMVNAPIKKIQEAYVRIQEVVISIRRIFDIIENPSEVRETANPVPFPKNWKKITYRNVTFSYGKDTILKNVNLEINRGEVVALVGASGSGKSTIVNLLERFFDATSGEILFDDVNILDMDLKDLRRNIALVTQDVFLFSDTIEKNIWAGDYTRDRAKVVDMAKLANAHDFIMKMPANYQSRVGDRGSLLSGGEKQRVSIARAMFKDAPLLILDEATSALDTASEIEVQKGIDHLMEGRTALVVAHRLSTIQKADKIVVLKNGEIAEIGNHENLLNQQGEYFRFHSLQHT, encoded by the coding sequence ATGCTACCAGAGATTAAAAAGCTAGTTGCAGAATTAAAACCTCACAAAAGCCGAATCAGCGTTGTCGCTGTCACTGGAATTGTAAATGCACTAGCTACAGCTCGTTTGGCATTCCTATCCAAAGTTCTTTTTGATGCTCTTTCAGCAAACAATCAACAAGAGTTGATGAAACAAGTTCCTATCGTTATTGGTCTTGGTTTTATTCAGGCTTTGGCGCGTTACTATCACATCTACAACATGAACTTCGTTGCTGAAAGTGTCGTATCAACGATTCGTGAAAAGCTTCAATACAAGTTCATGCGTTTAAATCTTTCTTTCCACAACAACTACGCGGCAGGTTCCGGTGGATTGATCAGTCGTATCTTGAACGATATTAAAATCATTCAAGACGGCCTTCGTGTTGTCGCTGATATTTTCCTTTATCCGCTTTTGTTAGTGGGTCTTATTGCCAACTTGATCATCATTGACTGGAAATTGACTCTGGCGGTTCTTGTGATTGCGCCATTGATCGGAGTTGTTCTTAAGTCGATTGCTCGCAGTATGCGTAAGTATATTCCTCAAGAGCGTGAAGTCTTGGAGTACATGACTTCAACGATTAAAGAAAGTCTGGATGGCGTTCGTATTATTCAATCCTTCAATCTTGAAAAGGATATGAATAAACGCCTGGTTGATGAAACAAACAAGTATCTCGACATTCGCAAAACAATTTACAAACGCCAGGAAGCTGCGGGTCCTGCAACAGAGTTCATCGCCACAGCGATTGTTCCTTTGATTCTTCTTTATAACAGCTATGAGATTGCAGCCGGACGCGGAACTGCGGGTAACTTTATTGGATTCGTGGCTTCACTTTTGATGGTGAATGCGCCGATTAAGAAAATCCAAGAAGCTTATGTTCGCATCCAAGAAGTCGTAATCTCAATTCGTCGTATTTTTGATATCATCGAAAATCCGTCGGAAGTTCGTGAAACTGCGAACCCTGTTCCTTTCCCAAAAAATTGGAAAAAGATCACTTATAGAAACGTCACATTCAGCTACGGCAAGGACACAATCCTTAAGAACGTGAATCTTGAAATCAACCGTGGTGAAGTCGTCGCCCTTGTGGGCGCCAGCGGCAGTGGTAAGTCAACGATCGTGAATTTGTTAGAAAGATTCTTCGACGCGACTTCTGGTGAAATTTTATTTGATGACGTGAACATCTTAGACATGGATCTTAAAGATCTTCGTCGCAATATTGCTCTTGTCACTCAAGACGTGTTCCTTTTCAGTGATACGATTGAAAAGAACATTTGGGCTGGCGACTACACACGGGATCGCGCCAAAGTTGTGGATATGGCAAAATTGGCCAATGCCCATGACTTTATTATGAAAATGCCAGCGAACTATCAAAGCCGCGTTGGCGACCGCGGAAGCCTACTTTCCGGTGGTGAAAAACAACGTGTGAGCATTGCGCGCGCGATGTTTAAAGATGCTCCCCTGCTGATCCTGGATGAAGCGACAAGTGCTCTCGATACAGCGAGCGAAATCGAAGTTCAAAAAGGGATCGATCATTTGATGGAAGGTCGTACAGCCCTCGTTGTAGCGCATAGACTTTCGACAATCCAAAAGGCCGACAAAATCGTTGTCCTTAAAAACGGAGAAATTGCTGAGATCGGCAACCACGAAAACTTGCTCAATCAGCAAGGTGAGTACTTCCGTTTCCACAGCCTTCAACATACCTAA
- a CDS encoding sigma-54 interaction domain-containing protein: MINWDEFEHIHVINKLKQILSAWWNIDVVFTDERGMLKGYDSDKITFNNPAINALVKKEAGQASIAELVTKSLDDLRTSQNRFSLRKWDMVGFDVGVFPIMIENDCVGTVVAMGFFREANFTARMSEIRERLAAFGMSGEVIEKCLGKLKFLDDQERAHFNELCELVAQEIVTLHLEISSREDRIKELNKELGNRFKYDNMIGKSKPMQSLYALLDKIKGADSTVLVQGENGTGKELIAKSIHYNSNRKDKPFVIQNCSAFNDNLLESELFGHVKGSFTGALKDKKGLFEMADKGTFFLDEIGDTSPQMQVKLLRVLQEGTFMPVGATESRKVDVRIVAATNRNLKEMVEQGTFREDLYYRLNVINIRVPPLRERKEDIPFLVDFFLNKIHDQQGGPKRQITKRALEKLYDYPWPGNVRELQNEIERLCVLSGDETKLMAELLSPKVLEAGEKNKVQGSRLQGKLKDALEDLEREMIREGLRRTGWNKSKLAKELGISRAGLIMKVEKYGLDKRKLAR; the protein is encoded by the coding sequence ATGATTAATTGGGATGAGTTTGAACATATACATGTGATCAACAAGCTCAAACAAATTCTCAGCGCGTGGTGGAACATTGACGTTGTCTTCACGGACGAGCGTGGAATGTTGAAAGGATATGATTCTGATAAAATCACATTCAACAACCCAGCTATCAACGCTCTTGTTAAAAAAGAAGCGGGACAAGCAAGCATTGCCGAGCTTGTAACTAAATCACTTGATGATCTTCGCACTTCACAAAATCGTTTCAGCCTTCGCAAATGGGACATGGTGGGTTTTGACGTTGGTGTCTTCCCTATCATGATCGAAAATGACTGCGTAGGAACTGTTGTTGCTATGGGCTTCTTCCGTGAAGCGAACTTCACAGCTCGCATGAGCGAAATCCGTGAGCGCTTAGCCGCTTTCGGTATGTCCGGCGAAGTGATTGAAAAATGTTTGGGCAAATTGAAATTCTTGGACGATCAAGAACGCGCGCACTTCAATGAGCTTTGCGAACTTGTGGCTCAAGAGATCGTGACTCTTCACTTGGAAATCTCTTCTCGTGAAGACCGCATCAAAGAATTGAACAAAGAACTTGGCAATCGTTTCAAGTACGACAACATGATTGGTAAATCTAAACCAATGCAATCGTTGTACGCTCTTCTTGATAAAATCAAAGGTGCGGATTCAACAGTTCTTGTCCAAGGGGAAAACGGTACAGGTAAAGAGTTGATTGCAAAATCAATCCACTACAACTCCAACCGTAAAGACAAACCTTTCGTTATCCAAAACTGTTCTGCATTCAATGACAACCTTTTGGAATCAGAACTTTTTGGTCACGTGAAAGGATCGTTCACAGGCGCCTTGAAAGACAAAAAAGGTCTTTTCGAGATGGCTGACAAAGGAACTTTCTTCCTCGATGAGATCGGGGATACGTCTCCACAAATGCAAGTCAAACTTCTTCGCGTATTGCAAGAAGGTACGTTCATGCCAGTCGGTGCGACAGAGTCTAGAAAAGTAGACGTGCGTATCGTAGCGGCGACAAACCGCAACCTCAAAGAGATGGTTGAGCAAGGTACGTTCCGTGAAGACTTGTACTACCGTTTGAACGTTATCAATATCCGTGTTCCGCCTCTTCGTGAGCGTAAAGAAGATATTCCATTCCTAGTGGATTTCTTCTTAAATAAAATCCACGATCAACAAGGTGGACCAAAACGCCAAATCACAAAACGTGCTTTGGAAAAGTTGTACGACTATCCATGGCCAGGTAACGTTCGTGAATTGCAAAATGAAATCGAAAGACTTTGTGTTCTTTCCGGCGACGAAACAAAATTGATGGCAGAACTTCTTTCTCCAAAAGTTTTGGAAGCAGGCGAAAAGAACAAAGTTCAAGGTTCTCGTTTGCAAGGTAAGTTGAAAGACGCGTTGGAAGATCTTGAGCGCGAAATGATCCGCGAAGGTCTGCGCCGCACAGGTTGGAACAAATCCAAACTTGCCAAAGAGCTTGGTATCAGCCGCGCGGGTCTTATCATGAAAGTTGAAAAATACGGTCTTGATAAGCGTAAGCTTGCTAGATAA